CTACGGCTTTTTTTACCTGTCTCTTCGTTCAGCTCGACCTGACCGATCCGCTACATCAGGTGGCCTTGCCAAGAAGATAATTGAGCGCAGTGCCCCCTTAGTTGCTCGCCTCTCTCGGTCGCGCATGTCAGCTTGTGACGCGTGGCTGACCTTAACTCAGAGCGCGGCGATGTCCTCGTCCGAGAGATGACCCGACCAAGGGCATGCTGGCTGTCGAGGGGAGCCTTGAACCTCAACCGGACCTTGCCGGTCCCATCCGGACCACATCGGCTAGATCCGACAAAACCCCGAACTCACATCGAGCGCAATGTGAGACTTTGCCCAATTCTGGTAGTTTGACGCGGTACGAGGCGGCATTCTAAATCTCTCCATCGCAAATGGGGGGAATCCTGCAATGACCGGCGGAAGCATAGGCTCGCAACCTGCGCCGGCGAGTGACGCGTCAAGAAAGCCTATGAGCCCGTCGGAGCGGCTCGACGCGATTGACGTGCTGCGGGGCGTGGCCCTGTTCGAGGTGCTCGCGATGAACATCGTGACCATATTTCGGATCTCGATCTTCGCGCTGTTCTTACCGAACGTGGAGCGGGCGGGGCCGCTCGACCAGGTGGTGGCGGCTGTGCTGACGGTTATGGTCGAGTTGAAGGCGTTTTCGCTCCTCTCGCTGCTGTTCGGGGTTGGCCTTGCGATCCAATTCGAGCGGCTTGCCGGCAATGCACGGCGCATGATCTTGCTCGTGCGCAGGCTGCTGGTGTTGCTGGCTATTGGCCTGGTGCATCTCTATTTAATCTGGAACGGGGACATTCTCGTCGAATACGCGCTGGCGGGCTTCGTGGTGCTGCTCTTCCTCGGCGGCCCGCGGTGGCTTATGGCAGGTGCAGCCTTGCTGCTCCTGGGGCTCTACGTGACCATGCCGCTGTTATCGCCGATCGTGCCGCTGCCGGGTGCGGCCGAGATGGCCGCTCTTGCCGCGGAGGCGACGCGTGTGTACGGCACGGGCGGATTTTTCGATGTGCTCGCGTTTCGGATCCGCGAGGTGCCGGCTATTTTTCCGCTGCACGTCATGGTGTTTCCGCGCACTGTCGCGCTGTTCCTCATCGGCGCCCTTGCGTGGCGCAGCGGAGTTTTGCGTCGGGCTTCGGCGAACCGGCGCCTGCTGTTCGTCATCGCAACCTCCGCCATTCTTCTCGGCGGCGGATTGAGTCTCTCGGCAGCACGACAAGAGTTCTTCGATTGGCCGTCGCTCGGTCGCGCGCGCTTTCTGGTGGAAGAGCTGGGCGTTGTCGTAATGTCCCTGGGTTATGCCGCCGCAGTCATCGCCGCTGTGAACCTCCCGGGCGGGCGGAGAATGCTCGGCTGGGCCGCGCCGCTTGGCCGCATGGCGTTCACCAATTATCTGGCGCAATCTGTGATCTGCGGCTGGATCTTCTACGGCTATGGTCTAGGCCAATTTGGCCGCCTCGGCGTGACCGCGACACTGGCGATCGGCATTTTCGTGTATGTCACGCAGGTGGTGTTCAGCGCTTGGTGGCTGCGCCGCTATCGGTTCGGTCCGGTCGAGTGGCTCTGGCGCTCGTGCATGTATGGGGTACCGCAGCCGATCCGGGCAACGGTCAATTCAGCCATCATGCGCGCGACTATAGCAGTTTGATGCGGGCCCCGATACCCAAGCTGCGTTCTGCTTCAAGTGGAAGCCGCCAAGCGGGTACGGCTGATTTTGTGCCTTCAGCGACCTCCGGAGGTGTCAAAGCGAGCATGACGTAGTCGCCATGCAGTGATGAACTATATTGCTGCTCTGTAGAAGTGCTCACATGAACGTCCAAAACCGGACACCGTTTGCATGAAAGATCAATGGCGCAGCCTGTGGCTCGCTGCTTTCGACAGTCCGCAGTGCTGAAGCGGTGACTTGGTATCAGTCAAGTGTTTCGCTTCGCTGGCTTGTTTCTTGCTGAACGTCAGTAATTCGTTACGGCCGACGACACTCACACGGAAGGCTTTATGGGTGGTCCAACGGAAACGTTCTACAGCGTGATCAGACGCCAAGGTATGACGCGTCGTAGTTTTCACAAATTCTGCACTTTGACTGCCGCGAGCTTGGGACTTAGTCCGCTCGCCGCAAGCAGTTTTGCCAACGCCTTGGAGACCAAACCACGTGTGCCCGTCATCTGGCTGCACGGGCTCGAATGTACCTGCTGCTCGGAAAGCTTTATCCGCTCGGCCCATCCCTTGATCAAGGACGCGCTGCTCTCGATGATTTCGCTCGACTATGACGATACGATCATGGCGGCGGCGGGACACCAGGCCGAAGCCATCCTGGAGGAAACTCGTGCCAAGTACAAAGGCAGGTATGTGCTCGCCGTCGAAGGCAATCCACCGCTGAACGAGGGGGGCATGTTCTGCATTGACGGCGGCAAGCCGTTCGTTGAAAAGCTCAGGTGCATGGCGGAAGAGGCCATGGCGATCATCGCTTGGGGCACGTGTGCGTCATGGGGATGCGTGCACGCGGCCAAGCCCAATCCGACTGGCGCGGCGTCGATCGATAAGGTGATCACCAACAAGCCGATCATTAAGGTGCCCGGGTGCCCGCCTATCGCAGAGGTCATGAGTGGCCTCGTGACTTTCATCACCACGTTCGGAAAGCTTCCGGAGCTCGATCGCCGAGGGCGTCCAAGTATGTTCTATTCCGAGCGCATTCACGACAAGTGCTATCGGCGTTCCCATTTCGACGCTGGCCAATTCGTCGAAGAGTGGGACGATAAGTACGCGCGCAAGGGCTATTGCCTGTACAAGATGGGCTGCAAAGGGCCAACCACCTACAATGCCTGTTCGGCCATTCGGTGGAACGGCGGCGTCTCATTTCCGATTCAATCCGGGCACGGCTGCTTCGGCTGTTCCGAAGACGGCTTCTGGGATAATGGGTCTTTTTACGACCGTCTCACAACCATCAAGCAGTTCGGCATCGAGGAGAACGCCGACCAGATCGGCATGGCTGCTGCTGGCGTAGTTGGGCTAACGGTCGCTGCCCATGCGGCGGTCACCGCAGTGAAGCGGTTGACCCACAAGTCGGATCGCGCAGCCCCCAAAGGTAAACTGAGTTGAGGAGGGAGCGACGTTGGCCGTCCAGACACCGAATGGGTTCAATCTCGATCGTTCAGGCAGGCGAATCGTCATCGACCCACTGACGCGGATCGAAGGCCACCTGCGTGTCGAAGCCAATCTCGATTCGGACAATGTGATCCGCAATGCGGTCTCAAGCGGGACGATGTGGCGTGGCATCGAAGTCATCCTGCGCGGACGCGATCCGCGCGACGCCTGGGCGTTCACCGAGCGGATTTGCGGGGTCTGCACCGGCACCCATGCGCTCACCTCCGTGCGCGCGGTTGAAAATGCACTAGGAATTGCGATTCCGGAGAATGCCAATTCGATCCGCAACATCATGCAGCTGTGTCTGCTCGTGCATGATCACCTCGTACATTTCTATCACCTGCACGCGTTGGATTGGGTTGACGTGGTCTCCGCGCTCAAGGCCGATCCCAAGTCCACCTCGGCGCTCGCGCAGTCTATCTCGCCCTGGCCGCTATCGTCCCCCGGCTACTTTAGGGATTTGCAGATCCGGCTCACCAAATTTTTCGGATCAGGGCAGCTCGGTCCGTTCAAGAATGGCTATTGGGGACATCCGGCCTACAAGCTGCCACCGGAAGCGAACTTGATGGCTGTAGCGCATTATCTGGAAGCGCTGGACTTCCAGAAGGAGATCGTCAAGATCCAAGCCATCTATGGTGGCAAGAACCCGCATCCGAACTGGCTGGTCGGCGGCGTGCCCTGCGCGATCAACATCGACGGAACTGGTGCGGTGGGTGCAATCAATATGGAGCGACTGAACATCGTCTCCTCGATCATCGACCGTTCGATCGAGTTTGTCGAGCAGGTCTACCTGCCCGACGTTGTCGCGATCTGCTCGTTCTATAAGGACTGGCTCCATGGCGGCGGACTTTCGAGCAAGAGCGTGATGTCCTATGGCGATATCCCCGAAAACGCAAATGACTCTTCCTGTTTCAAGCTGCCGCGCGGGGTCATTCTTGGTGGCAATCTCAAGGAGATCCTTCCGATCGACCATGGTGATCCCGAGCAGATCCAGGAATTCGTCGCGCATTCATGGTATAGATACCCCAGCGATCGTTGTGGACTGCATCCCTGGGACGGTATCACCGAGCCGTCTTTTGAACTTGGGCCAAAACTCAAAGGCAGCAAGACAGATATCAAGGAACTCGACGAAGGCGGCAAGTATTCCTGGATCAAAGCGCCGCGCTGGCGCGGCCAGGCCGTGGAGGTCGGGCCGTTGGCGCGATACATCATCGGTTATGCGCAAGGCAAAGCCGAGTTCAAGGAGCCGGCCGAGAGACTACTCAAGGGGCTCAATCTTCCCCTGACTGCGCTGTTCTCGACGCTTGGCCGTACTGCGGCGCGGGCGCTCGAATGCCAGTGGGCGGCGCATCAGATGCGTTATTTCCAGGATAAGTTGGTAATCCACATCAAGGCAGGCAATACGGCAACTGCCGACGTCAGCAAGTGGAAGCCGGAAAGCTGGCACAAGGAGGCTAAGGGTTACGGGTTCAGTGAGGCCCCACGCGGCGCGCTTGGGCATTGGATCAAGATCAAGGGCGCCAAGATCGACAATTATCAATGTGTCGTGCCGACGACGTGGAACGGATCTCCTCGCGATCACAAGGGCAATATTGGCGCTTTTGAAGCCGCCCTGATCGGTACCCCGATGGTCGATCCGCAGCGGCCCCTGGAGATCTTGCGCACGATCCATTCCTTTGATCCGTGCTTGGCTTGTTCGACCCACGTGATGAGTCCTGACGGCCAGGAAATGGCCTCAGTGAATGTTCGTTAACGACATGCTGGACAGAGCTCGGAAGCTAATTGCCGCCGTCGATGCGGAACCCACTGAACGCAGCATCGGCGCTGCCATTGCTTACGCGCCGGTGCGACTGTGGCATTGCGTTAATGCTGCGGCCATTCTGATGCTGAGTTTAAGCGGCTATGTCATTGGAACCGGGACACCGGCAATGTCGGGAGAGGCAAGCGGCAATTTCCTGTTCGGCTATATCCGCTTTGCTCATCTCTCGGCGGGATATGTGCTCAGTATCGGCTTTCTTCTGCGGATCTACTGGGCGTTAGTCGGAAACGCGTATGCCATGCAGATCTTTTGGGTGCCGCTCTGGCGCAAGTGCTTTTGGCGCGAAGTGTACCACGAGATTCGCCGGTATGCGTTCCTGACAGTTGAGCCCGGGAGGCGCGTCGGGCACAACCGTCTTGCTCAGCTCGCGATGTTCTTCATGTTTACGCAGACAATTACGTTCATGGTCGTCACAGGCTTTGCACTTTATGGGCAAGGTGCCGGCACTGACAGTTGGCAGTACACGCTATTCGGCTGGGTATTTTCAATTTGGCCGAACAGTCAGGACGTCCATACCTGGCATCATCTCGGCCTGTGGGTGATCGTGACGTTTGCGCTGGTCCACATCTACGCGGCCATCCGGGAAGACTAATGTCGCGCCGCAGCATCGCTTCTGTGATATCGGGTGAGTGTGGGTTTCGCGATTGACTGGAAAGCGGATGCAACCGGAAAACAAGAAAAGGATCCTGGTGCTCGGCATCGGCAATATCCTGTGGGCCGATGAGGGATTCGGCGTGCGGGCGGTCGAGGAGTTTCACCGGTACTACGTGATCGATGACAACGTAACGGTCCTCGATGGCGGCACACAGGGACTCTACCTCGTCAGTTTTCTGGAGCAGGCCGATCGCCTGATCGTGTTCGATGCCGTCGACTATGGATTGCTGCCCGGGCAGTTGAAGCTGGTGCGAGATGACGAAGTGCCAAAATTTACCGCCGTCAAGAAGGTGAGCCTACATCAGACCGGCTTTCAGGAGGTCTTGAGTGCGGCCGACCTGCTTGGCCGTCGCCCGCGAGAGCTCGCTCTCATCGGCTGTCAGCCGATGAACCTGGAGCATTGGGGCGGTCCGCTGACCACCCCGGTACGCCTCCAGATTGCGCCTGCGATTAAACTGGCTTGCAAACTCCTGGCGCAGTGGGGCTCGCCGGCAAAGCCGCGGACCGCGCCGCTGCCTGCATCAGAACGGCTGTTGGCAAACAATATCGACCGTGCAAACTATGAGATGGGGGCGCAGCCGATCTAGCGGCCCGCGACTGACCATGTGCCTTGGCCTGCCAATGACGATTGTCGAGACCGACGGCATCGTGGCGCTCTGCAAGTATGGCAATGAACAGCGGCGCGTCTCGGTCATGCTGCTCTCCGACGCCTCGGCCGGCGCCAAGGTGCTCGTTCATATCGATACCGCGGTGCGGCTTTTGGATGAAAATGAAGCAAGGCTGATCTCGGAAGCACTTGAAGGACTTGAGGCCACCCTCAACGGCCAGGACTGCGATCGCTTCTTTGCGGACTTGATCGGTCATGAGCCGCAATTGCCCGAGCACCTACGCTAGCAGTTCCGCTCGCCAGTTGCGCCGATCACGCTTGCTCACAAATCGAATTCCAGTCGCACGTAACCTCGGCATGGAAAATGTCAGGCGCTTCTGATTGGCACGCGCCTTGCTATTACCCTCCTAGCAGAACCGAACAGTATCAGAAAGGCGTGTGATGAAGTTGCAGCCGGCGCAGCATGGTCTGGCGCGGCCCGCTCCGTCCGACGCCGAGCGCGTCAGCGTCGATGCGCGCCTGGTCGCGCATGCTCCCGTGAAAGCGGCCGTGATGCCGCTGCCGGCGGCTGATCCCACATATTTGCTCCGCATCATCCAGGTCGCATTCTTACTTTCTGAGATGGTCAAGACGTTTCGGCGGCGCAGGCAAGGGGCAGTGCCTGCGCGCGCCGTAAGTGGCGAACTGGTTGAGTGGCTCGACCCGCGAGGCCCGTCGACGCCGATCCTCACCCGACGGCACGATACACTCCGCCTGATCGGTAGGAGACCGGTCCGTTTCGTCGCGATGGATCGCATTTCGGTACCGAGGGTCCGGCCACACGCCGGCAGCGCTTGTGTCGGCAAGTGCATTGCCTCACGATGCAGCCAACGGAACATCGCATTATGAAAACAGCGATCCGCGTTGTATCCGACGTCGCCTACGGGGCGGCGAATGACCTTGCCACCGGCTCTGGAAGTCTCGATGTATTCTACAGCGGGTTAACGAGTGCGAGTGCGCTCGCCAAGCGCGCTTGGCGCGACGGCGACGAGCTTGCAAGGACCTATCCGAATGCCACCGCGCTATTATCAAATGCCGCCGCTGCCGTTGGCAGACAGAAGAGCGGCGCTCGGACACAACTGTACGGACTCGCGAATCTCAGCGATCCCGAGCGCAAGCTGATAGGCGAAGTGCTCGGAGCCGGTGAGGTCGCTGGGGTGGTTGCGCTGCCAGATGGCTCTTTGGCGCAAATCCGTGAGTCCGTGCTTGCAGGAATTTGGCGCGTGCGCATCGGAAGCGAGCCGGCGCGCGAATATCTTGAGGTCGGAGCGATCCCGCAGATTGTCCGGCGCGCCGCAACTGACCTGACGTCCGCCGACCTTGCGATCGGCCCCGCGCCCGACGGCGCGATGAACGTGCAACCGGTCCTCGCCGAAATACGCGAGCGGGCCCGCGTCTGGCGCTTTGGAATGCGCGCGCATATCATCAATCTCACCTTGCTGCCGATGAGCGTTATCGACCTGGCATTCCTGCAGCAAAGCCTGGGGAATGGTCCGGTCCAACTCATCTTCCGCGGCTACAGCACATGCCGAGTGCAGGCGACCGGGATCAGGAACGTCTGGTCGGTCCAGTTCTTCAATTCTACGGACAATATCATCCTTGATACGTTGGAGGTCGGCGGCGTGCCGATGCTAGCGTTGGCCGCCGACGAGGATTTGCAGGACTCTGCCGAGCGCATGCAGGAAATTATTGAGGCGTACTTCACATGAAAAGCTTGGAGAAGGTTCGCCTTCTGGAGGGATCCCATAGACGGAGCGGGCGCGGCGACCGCCGGCATACCTCGCCCAGGATGTTGGTGGAGCGGTGCGCATGAGCCTCGCTGCCGGCAACAAAATCGATGTCACCGTATCGCTAGCTGCCGACATAGTCGCCGCGATCGAGATCCTTCCGCGAGTCAGGCCGCCGCTGGCACGGCTGTTCGCTGGCAAGCAAGTCTCGTCGCTGCTCAAGGTGCTGCCGCGGCTGTTCGCATTGTGTGCCGCTGCACAGCAAACTGCACTGCTGTCCGCGGTCGAGACGGCGCGGGACGAAGTGATCACTCGTACGACAAAACAGAGTCGTATTACGCTTATCGTTATCGAGCGCATCGCGGATTTGCTACGGGCCCTGTTTGTCGGACATCTTACGCAAGACATCGCCAGTGCGGCGGCAATTCGCTCCCTGATGCGGGCAATGTCAGCGCTTCTCGGCAGCGCACAGTCGCCCCGGCACTCCGCTCAATGCGAAGCAACAGCGCGGATTGTGGCTGCGCTGAACGCGCTCGGCATGACGAATGAGGGGGGCGCGGTGAGGTCCGGTAGCCCATTGGCGCTTCGCATTGCAGCGCTTGATGAGATCGACCTTAAGCGAATTCCGGCGGAGCACTCGTTCCTGTCCGTGGCTGACGACCTCAACATCGTTACGCGGCTGCTCGTGGATGGCGCGAGGTTTTGCTATTGTCCGGATCTTGACGGAAACGTGCCCGAGACGGGTCCGTGGGCGCGCCAAATGACGCGTGATCGACTCTCGCCCAGCCCTTCCGGTGCGGCCGAGCGGCTGAGGGCCAGAATTGCTGAAACGCTCCGGTTATGTGCCTGGCTCAAGGCCGGTGCTCAGATTGACTCGGCAGAGCACGGGATTATCGAAAGATACAAGTTAGGGCCCGGCCGTGCGGCGGCCGCGGTCGAATGCGCCAGGGGGCGTCTCTACCACGCGGTTGAGCTCGATCCTCAAGGCCGGATATCCCGCTTCGAATTCCTTGCGCCGACGGAGTGGAACTTCCACCCGTGCGGACCGCTTGTCCGCAGCCTGCAGGGAGCTGTGCTGACGGCTGGACGACGTCGGGATGCAGTCGATGCGGTGATCGCATCGCTCGATCCGTGCGTCGGGTTCACCCTCAATTTTCGCGAAGTTGGCGATGCATGAAATGGCGATTTGTCTCGGCATCATTCAAATCGTCGAGGAGGAGGTACGTCGGCGATCGTTCTCGCGGGTGCGGAGCGTCTGTCTAGAGATGGGAGCGCTG
The genomic region above belongs to Bradyrhizobium arachidis and contains:
- a CDS encoding hydrogenase expression/formation protein, whose protein sequence is MKTAIRVVSDVAYGAANDLATGSGSLDVFYSGLTSASALAKRAWRDGDELARTYPNATALLSNAAAAVGRQKSGARTQLYGLANLSDPERKLIGEVLGAGEVAGVVALPDGSLAQIRESVLAGIWRVRIGSEPAREYLEVGAIPQIVRRAATDLTSADLAIGPAPDGAMNVQPVLAEIRERARVWRFGMRAHIINLTLLPMSVIDLAFLQQSLGNGPVQLIFRGYSTCRVQATGIRNVWSVQFFNSTDNIILDTLEVGGVPMLALAADEDLQDSAERMQEIIEAYFT
- a CDS encoding HyaD/HybD family hydrogenase maturation endopeptidase; amino-acid sequence: MQPENKKRILVLGIGNILWADEGFGVRAVEEFHRYYVIDDNVTVLDGGTQGLYLVSFLEQADRLIVFDAVDYGLLPGQLKLVRDDEVPKFTAVKKVSLHQTGFQEVLSAADLLGRRPRELALIGCQPMNLEHWGGPLTTPVRLQIAPAIKLACKLLAQWGSPAKPRTAPLPASERLLANNIDRANYEMGAQPI
- a CDS encoding hydrogenase small subunit; translated protein: MGGPTETFYSVIRRQGMTRRSFHKFCTLTAASLGLSPLAASSFANALETKPRVPVIWLHGLECTCCSESFIRSAHPLIKDALLSMISLDYDDTIMAAAGHQAEAILEETRAKYKGRYVLAVEGNPPLNEGGMFCIDGGKPFVEKLRCMAEEAMAIIAWGTCASWGCVHAAKPNPTGAASIDKVITNKPIIKVPGCPPIAEVMSGLVTFITTFGKLPELDRRGRPSMFYSERIHDKCYRRSHFDAGQFVEEWDDKYARKGYCLYKMGCKGPTTYNACSAIRWNGGVSFPIQSGHGCFGCSEDGFWDNGSFYDRLTTIKQFGIEENADQIGMAAAGVVGLTVAAHAAVTAVKRLTHKSDRAAPKGKLS
- a CDS encoding nickel-dependent hydrogenase large subunit, with the translated sequence MAVQTPNGFNLDRSGRRIVIDPLTRIEGHLRVEANLDSDNVIRNAVSSGTMWRGIEVILRGRDPRDAWAFTERICGVCTGTHALTSVRAVENALGIAIPENANSIRNIMQLCLLVHDHLVHFYHLHALDWVDVVSALKADPKSTSALAQSISPWPLSSPGYFRDLQIRLTKFFGSGQLGPFKNGYWGHPAYKLPPEANLMAVAHYLEALDFQKEIVKIQAIYGGKNPHPNWLVGGVPCAINIDGTGAVGAINMERLNIVSSIIDRSIEFVEQVYLPDVVAICSFYKDWLHGGGLSSKSVMSYGDIPENANDSSCFKLPRGVILGGNLKEILPIDHGDPEQIQEFVAHSWYRYPSDRCGLHPWDGITEPSFELGPKLKGSKTDIKELDEGGKYSWIKAPRWRGQAVEVGPLARYIIGYAQGKAEFKEPAERLLKGLNLPLTALFSTLGRTAARALECQWAAHQMRYFQDKLVIHIKAGNTATADVSKWKPESWHKEAKGYGFSEAPRGALGHWIKIKGAKIDNYQCVVPTTWNGSPRDHKGNIGAFEAALIGTPMVDPQRPLEILRTIHSFDPCLACSTHVMSPDGQEMASVNVR
- a CDS encoding DUF418 domain-containing protein, producing the protein MSPSERLDAIDVLRGVALFEVLAMNIVTIFRISIFALFLPNVERAGPLDQVVAAVLTVMVELKAFSLLSLLFGVGLAIQFERLAGNARRMILLVRRLLVLLAIGLVHLYLIWNGDILVEYALAGFVVLLFLGGPRWLMAGAALLLLGLYVTMPLLSPIVPLPGAAEMAALAAEATRVYGTGGFFDVLAFRIREVPAIFPLHVMVFPRTVALFLIGALAWRSGVLRRASANRRLLFVIATSAILLGGGLSLSAARQEFFDWPSLGRARFLVEELGVVVMSLGYAAAVIAAVNLPGGRRMLGWAAPLGRMAFTNYLAQSVICGWIFYGYGLGQFGRLGVTATLAIGIFVYVTQVVFSAWWLRRYRFGPVEWLWRSCMYGVPQPIRATVNSAIMRATIAV
- a CDS encoding HypC/HybG/HupF family hydrogenase formation chaperone; this translates as MCLGLPMTIVETDGIVALCKYGNEQRRVSVMLLSDASAGAKVLVHIDTAVRLLDENEARLISEALEGLEATLNGQDCDRFFADLIGHEPQLPEHLR